agacgccgcagccttcctcgcgcgcacctacgccgccgccgcctgcgacaggggcttcttccttcgccgtgccgttggcctccgcgccagatcgtggcacgcgggtcgagccaacgcggcagccgacgctggacgacatgttcccgcgccggacgccTCTTCGGACCCAGCCGgcggggccgggcggggcatgccgccttcaaccggagccggagccggcggggctgctccTAGGACTGGCGCTggcgggggccgcgccgcctgcggccggagccggcagcaggcccaccgtggtggagTTGGACGAGAGTCCGGAGGCGCCCGGGCGCCGGAGACAACCGGGCCGggctgggccatccgctgcgccggagcggcgccgccgccgcagccgacaccagaggagccggccaggcaggagccggcaagggacgagccggcgcgcactgGGGACgctgactcgcgcgcgctggtgaggacggagggcccagcgggcccgtctgagggccttcatgtggccaagggtgcccggttggtggctgtgccgtctgcctccgactccagcttcgGCTCGGCAGGAACCATGGAGAGGGCATGGCATCAGGCGAATTCCTGCGAGGtactcagccgggaggggcagcctggcacggcgcccatgaagatgcttttctccggctaccgcgccagcctcaagaccaaggccgccgagacccttgcccagctggcgacgctggaggatgctgagaaggtgtgttttcttttcttctgcgATTTTCtcgtcctggtagccctccgagacgtGGGCCGGCTGCCTGAAGTCGGCTCAGGTTTCGTCTAAAcaactgattctttcagacggttgaggagcggcgcaccgtcttgtacaaccaggtggtgaccagctaccaccgggccaagatcgagcgggccgccttggctcgtgagctggaggccgtcaagggtgagCTCTACGCTTCTTTCGACTTGAcgtcttattttctttttaatcttggttggctgatATTTCCTTCCGGCCGCcccgcagctgaagccgccaaagtccctcagctggagtcggatctccgagccgctcgcgcgcagtgcgccgagagcgaggaggcgggccgatccgccgccggcaagctcaagctggctgagcaggagctgacacggctgcgcctgctggagaagaaccacatcgccgagctcaactccctcaggtcggcggagaaggagaaggtggatgatctgagccggcggctgtcggaggtggagaagcagcggcttgcgctgcaggaggaggtcactgtcaagtccacggagctgacggctaccgccaagcgctggaccgACGATTtcagcgcgcttgatcgcggcttggcgggtgagtgcatctttatgttccttccctttgccggctttcggctgtcgactgCCGGCTTTTGTTGGTAGCCGGCAGccgaaacttctgatttcttcgttatcctcatctttgggctggtggcagtcggttcttgccggctgccgccaggcttttccttttggtttaggacttcgaaaatttgcatttttcagcttatttcggctttgatggtttctgacttgcttcttcttcttgcagcggccttcccggagacgcaggaggcggctttggcagccgttggcgtcgcgcgcgattccaggaggcgggaaaccggcgagggcagctcggagtatttctccatggaggatcatctggcgtccatggctgcccgcatcgagcccgtcaccaagctcggctgggagctgcggaaggcggccgaagagctggtgcccatCTTTGTGGCACagggaggcggcgccgcaagacatctccggcctcatctcctcgatggagcaggcgccggaccgcttcctcgactggaaggagtcggccacgcgcgccggtgccgatatggcgctgtccttcgtcctctcctggtacaacgaggtggacctggggcagcttgagttccggcgagccggcgtggaggacaagctcccagccgacttcaaggccgcccgccttgctcgggccagcaccatcgccgacttcgtcgacaagacgctcttcgtcgcggacccgaaccctcctccatccgatggagaatacatggatgacgaggaggcggaagatgtgcctgagggcgacccggccgccggctccactgatgcccctccggcttagatttcctgcttttcagCTGTTCCTTTGCAAGAcagtttattaaatccccgggatgccgggtgcagatgtaagacaatattattatccttttattaagtcacactttagtgtgtttgttaatcatttgtgtgccgagttgctctctttcgactcgttcgctttttcccatccgccccactctttggctgtgcccttgccggtcgtacgtccgacttgcggtccgtcgccggatcaagagcgggccgctgggtgaggccgacagtatttcagtcgaacgagctgaattcggcaatccggcacttttgtgaaaagttgcaagtcaactcgcttttactctttctcttagtcgtttttcgcgtgccggctccctaggccttactcccgccagccggacagccgggttgcggtctgtagctggatcggaagccggctgtcggaaaccggatcacgttactgagccggccgcgtgagagggttcaagccaattggcgaaacaaggtaaaatacgcgaagaacttgtcggaaacggcgctcttggcgcgagctttttcataactcacaaaagggatacaagggatacatacattcctgctctcatgtgtaaaatgggcggagtaacctgacattccagggacgcttagtctcctcgtcagccttgtccggcttgtttttcttagcctcttgggcatctatgagatagtaggaatcattgcctactgccttgctcacgatgaagggaccctcccatggggatgatagtttatgctgtccggctgtcctctggatcagtcggagcactaggtctccttctcggaatgctaagggctggaccttccggctgtgatagcgtcggaggctttgctggtagatggtagatctagactcagccagcagccgggcctcttcgaccaggtcgactccatc
This region of Lolium perenne isolate Kyuss_39 chromosome 2, Kyuss_2.0, whole genome shotgun sequence genomic DNA includes:
- the LOC127334867 gene encoding uncharacterized protein yields the protein MERAWHQANSCEVLSREGQPGTAPMKMLFSGYRASLKTKAAETLAQLATLEDAEKTVEERRTVLYNQVVTSYHRAKIERAALARELEAVKAEAAKVPQLESDLRAARAQCAESEEAGRSAAGKLKLAEQELTRLRLLEKNHIAELNSLRSAEKEKVDDLSRRLSEVEKQRLALQEEVTVKSTELTATAKRWTDDFSALDRGLAAAFPETQEAALAAVGVARDSRRRETGEGSSEYFSMEDHLASMAARIEPVKDWLTECFGLNPEVHTVGVHALWTKSLSNILWYLRPVDDTSKWVSCLKGSDRRGTNPVALVLPVAKEVAPPEGGYGGGGGYELGHSSQAPGGGGGYESGQSSQAPGGGGGYEPGQSSHVEDVYGGQGDGYVGEDGEVDGDEENGYMPNQM